The Pagrus major chromosome 10, Pma_NU_1.0 genome contains a region encoding:
- the trmt10a gene encoding tRNA methyltransferase 10 homolog A has product MADERVKSEASAQQESDNDGDESGQKIASGNGEEENQSLSKRQRKKLLKQQKWEEERELRKQKRKDRKQQRRLQRQNHNQEEERGEAHSVRKRPRRDVTSSSLRLVVDCSFDDLMLIKDVRKLHKQIQRCYAENRRASHPVQFYLTSLGGQLKQSMDEKDKGWVNWKEINIKTEHYSEVVAKEELVYLTSDSPNVLEELDQKKAYVIGGLVDHNHHKGITFERAKELGIDHAQLPLSSFVKMNSRKVLAVNHVFEIILAYLEKGSWQEAFFTVLPQRKGAVAVGQDGATTQEREEEDSDSDSDAPEQTEKRT; this is encoded by the exons ATGGCTGATGAACGTGTGAAAAGTGAAGCCTCCGCCCAGCAGGAGAGTGATAATGACGGTGATGAGAGCGGGCAGAAGATAGCGAGCGGTAACGGAGAGGAAGAAAACCAAAGTCTGTCcaagaggcagaggaagaagctcctgaagcagcagaaatgggaggaggagagggagctaCGAAA GCAGAAACGGAaggacaggaagcagcagcGTCGGCTTCAGAGGCAAAATCAtaatcaggaggaggagagaggagaagccCACAGTGTCAGGAAGCGTCCTCGCAGAGATGTGACGTCCAGCTCACTGCGGCTGGTGGTGGACTGCAGCTTCGATGACCTCATGCTGATCAAG gATGTCCGGAAGCTTCACAAACAGATCCAGAGGTGCTACGCTGAGAACAGACGAGCCTCTCATCCAGTGCAG TTTTACCTGACAAGCTTGGGAGGACAACTGAAACAGAGCATGGATGAGAAGGACAAAGGATGGGTGAACTGGAAG GAAATTAACATTAAAACGGAGCACTACAGTGAAGTCGTGGCTAAGGAGGAGCTGGTGTATCTGACGTCAGACTCTCCCAACGTGCTCGAGGAGCTGGACCAAAAAAAGGCCTATGTCATAGGAGGTCTGGTGGACCACAACCATCATAAG GGGATCACCTTTGAGAGGGCGAAGGAGCTGGGGATCGATCACGCCCAGCTACCTCTGAGCAGTTTTGTTAAGATGAACAGTCGGAAGGTTCTGGCAGTCAACCACG TGTTTGAGATCATCCTGGCGTACCTGGAGAAGGGCAGCTGGCAGGAGGCCTTCTTTACCGTCCTGCCCCAGAGAAAAGGTGCCGTGGCCGTCGGCCAGGACGGAGCGACTACTCaggaaagggaggaggaagactCAGACTCGGACTCTGACGCGCCAGAGCAAACTGAGAAAAGAACCTAA